In Xylanibacter ruminicola 23, a single genomic region encodes these proteins:
- a CDS encoding DUF3987 domain-containing protein yields MESALISTIKFTCIGKGHGAPCTPASREEWEQLRREPWLAQMCERIAKGDDELKHRLPVWTPHCAEFANNHRSIADAIKPLNRLMLDFDEKGHTDDILSKLKIENGKLKNGCAEPDLHGMVVLLVEESVRHGTHVLVELPDGMTAEQAQELMQEATGFVPDAAVKDVSRCIYMVPDDHTRYVSERLFNIGTDDTASKENTADCAVEKSSVSLKESCVNPCQKEFKGIPYSSIIAEWWHRNGGEPAEGERNVKLHKLAVNLRAICDNKKEVLMQVMPRFGLTDAELKSVVDSACKEEPKGVSKTLSSIIDNLSLTINHSDEEELDGAENGQSSMFNVQWNKLPIGLKESLVGVPVSMHMPVLCGVLPIAAAYADQVTVEYCDGNTQRLGLMSIIRGEQASNKSVVKNAVDIWKRQLDEEDALARKREEEWKERKKGRKASEKAPEDPHVLIRVVPVTVSCSTLLKRFKNAQNHTLYSFGEELDTLRKTNGAGSWSSKYDIYRLGFDYGEWGQDYNSDAAESGVVNVAYNWTMLGTNGALRKCFKADNIENGLSSRVLVAEMPDASFAKMPKFRKRSDEDVARIQEAVSRLRGYSGLVDTPRLRKAIEGWVEQKRIEAAKDIDHVKDTYRKRAAVIGFRCGVVFHLLSGCNKESKACTDFALMMAEYCLQQQIKAFGEALESQFLDARDECVRYGSNHSIFDQLAPTFTMDDLRALKRGFCGEAGLRKIISRWYRDQWIEKTDRTHWKKLNTTV; encoded by the coding sequence ATGGAATCAGCATTAATCAGCACCATTAAATTTACATGTATTGGCAAGGGGCACGGCGCTCCTTGCACCCCCGCCAGCCGAGAGGAGTGGGAACAGCTACGCCGAGAGCCCTGGTTGGCACAGATGTGCGAGCGCATAGCCAAGGGCGACGATGAACTGAAGCACCGATTGCCTGTGTGGACACCCCATTGCGCGGAGTTTGCCAACAATCACCGATCGATAGCCGATGCCATCAAGCCGCTTAACCGACTGATGCTGGACTTTGATGAGAAGGGACACACCGACGACATTCTGTCGAAATTGAAAATTGAAAATGGAAAATTGAAAAATGGCTGCGCTGAGCCTGACTTGCACGGAATGGTGGTGCTGCTGGTTGAAGAATCGGTGCGCCATGGTACGCATGTGCTGGTAGAGTTGCCCGATGGGATGACTGCCGAACAGGCGCAGGAACTGATGCAAGAGGCTACGGGATTTGTACCCGATGCTGCCGTAAAGGATGTGTCGCGTTGTATCTACATGGTGCCCGATGACCATACCCGCTACGTAAGCGAGCGGCTGTTTAATATAGGCACGGATGACACGGCTTCTAAAGAAAACACGGCTGACTGTGCTGTTGAAAAAAGCAGCGTCTCTCTAAAAGAGAGCTGTGTTAATCCGTGCCAAAAAGAATTTAAAGGCATACCCTACAGCTCTATCATAGCCGAGTGGTGGCACCGCAACGGGGGCGAGCCTGCCGAGGGCGAACGTAACGTAAAACTACACAAGTTGGCAGTAAATCTGCGCGCCATCTGCGATAATAAGAAAGAGGTGCTGATGCAGGTGATGCCCCGATTCGGACTGACCGATGCCGAACTTAAATCGGTAGTCGATTCGGCTTGCAAGGAAGAACCCAAAGGCGTTTCGAAGACGCTGTCTTCTATCATTGACAATTTATCATTAACCATTAACCATTCTGATGAGGAGGAGTTAGATGGTGCGGAAAATGGTCAATCTTCAATGTTCAATGTTCAATGGAACAAACTGCCCATCGGACTGAAAGAGTCGTTGGTTGGTGTGCCCGTATCCATGCATATGCCTGTGCTGTGCGGCGTGCTGCCCATTGCGGCGGCCTATGCCGACCAGGTAACGGTGGAATATTGCGATGGCAACACCCAGCGCTTAGGTCTGATGTCGATAATCCGTGGCGAGCAGGCCAGCAACAAATCGGTAGTAAAGAATGCTGTTGACATCTGGAAACGACAGCTTGACGAGGAAGATGCCCTGGCCCGCAAGCGCGAAGAGGAGTGGAAGGAGCGCAAAAAGGGGCGCAAAGCCAGCGAGAAGGCACCCGAAGATCCGCATGTATTGATTCGCGTAGTGCCCGTAACCGTTAGCTGCTCAACGTTGCTTAAGCGTTTCAAGAACGCTCAGAACCACACCCTGTACAGCTTTGGTGAGGAACTCGACACGCTGCGTAAAACCAACGGAGCCGGTTCGTGGTCGAGCAAATACGATATTTATCGCTTGGGTTTCGACTATGGCGAATGGGGACAGGATTACAATAGCGATGCAGCCGAGAGTGGTGTGGTAAACGTGGCATATAACTGGACTATGCTGGGAACAAACGGCGCCCTGCGCAAGTGCTTTAAGGCCGATAACATAGAGAACGGACTCTCGAGCCGTGTGTTGGTGGCCGAAATGCCTGATGCCAGCTTTGCCAAGATGCCTAAGTTCCGCAAGCGATCGGACGAGGATGTGGCCAGGATACAAGAGGCCGTGAGCCGTTTGCGTGGCTACTCAGGATTGGTTGACACACCCCGCCTGCGCAAAGCCATCGAGGGCTGGGTAGAGCAGAAACGCATAGAGGCAGCCAAGGATATCGACCACGTAAAGGATACCTATCGTAAGCGTGCTGCCGTTATCGGCTTCCGCTGTGGCGTGGTGTTCCACCTGCTGAGCGGTTGCAACAAGGAGAGTAAGGCCTGTACCGATTTTGCGCTGATGATGGCCGAATACTGCCTGCAGCAGCAGATAAAGGCCTTTGGCGAGGCACTCGAAAGTCAGTTCCTGGATGCCCGCGACGAGTGTGTGCGTTATGGCTCTAACCACTCTATCTTCGATCAGCTGGCACCTACGTTTACCATGGACGATTTGCGTGCGCTGAAGCGAGGATTCTGCGGCGAGGCCGGGCTGCGAAAAATCATTTCGCGCTGGTATCGCGACCAGTGGATTGAGAAAACCGACCGCACGCACTGGAAGAAACTAAACACTACTGTGTGA